In Oryza sativa Japonica Group chromosome 1, ASM3414082v1, the genomic stretch GGCTGCCCAGCGCCAGCGACGGGAAGTCCAGCATGCTCGGGGACAGcacctccatcccgccgccgcgcggcgagaACCCCCGCGGCGAGGGCGAGAACCCCCCTCCTCCGcccgcggcgaaggcggcggcggcggggagcagcgGGCAGAGCATCTTGAGGCTCTTCATGCTGCTCCGCCGCTCGTACAGCTTGAACGCCGGCTTCTTCGGccccggcggcgcgggcgcgggcttcgccgccgccgggggcggcgcggcggcggctgcgccgcccgccgcggcggcggccgcggtctCCGGGGTGCCGGTGAGGATCTGGACCACCTGCTTGAACGACGTGGTGTCCGCCTGCACGAACGTGGTCGGGAACGGGTTGGAagggtcgccggcggccgccgccggcagcggcagcggcgagtgcggcggcggcgcgtgggtgGAGGTGGTGGCCATGATAAAAATGTCGCCTTTggcaagggagagagagagtgaggggagGATAGAG encodes the following:
- the LOC107278619 gene encoding VQ motif-containing protein 4, with translation MATTSTHAPPPHSPLPLPAAAAGDPSNPFPTTFVQADTTSFKQVVQILTGTPETAAAAAAGGAAAAAPPPAAAKPAPAPPGPKKPAFKLYERRSSMKSLKMLCPLLPAAAAFAAGGGGGFSPSPRGFSPRGGGMEVLSPSMLDFPSLALGSPVTPLPPLPGSDEAAAAEDRAIAEKGFYLHPSPRGNAGAAGELQPPPRLLPLFPLQSPGRQ